TGTATCTTGTTCGACAATGCGAAACGGCATGCCAATCGCCGAGAGGTATCGCGGCAGCACCTCTTCAGGGAAACCGGGCTGCTTCTGATCCAGATTTACTGCAACCAGTTCGAACTGCGTTTGCGCATGCGCTTGCAGGTTGCTCAGAATGTCGAGCAATGCGTAGCTATCCTTGCCCCCGGAAAGACACACCATCACCCGGTCGCCATCCTCGATCATGTTGAAATCGGCAATAGCCGAACCGACGAGCCGTCTTAAGCGCTTGTGCAGCTTGTTGACGTTATGCTGCTCTTTCCTGGACACGATTTCCATATTTGGCCTTATTGTCTGAGCCGTTGTTTACCTAGTTATCATAGATGCAAGACGTCCGTCAGGTCCAGCACCCCCACGCCGGTTCAGCTTGGGCTAAATTTTAAGGAAAATTTCCCCGATAGCAACCGTTTGTTCCAAGAACACTCCCGCATGTAGATGATCCGTTTACGGCATCCCGCTCCGCACAGCCTGTTAAGAAAACCGCATTAGCCGCCGAGCCATAAGTCTTTTCGCCTTAGATCTCGCGGGGGCGTCACGTTCGCAGAAATGGTAATGACTAAAAGTCAATTCATTACCATTATTTATTCTTTTTACATTTCCTGATTCCTGTCTATCCTTTCGGAAAAATCCTTCCGGCGTTTTTTGCGGCGAGTTCGTTAATTCATGAAATCAATTCATTTCCTAATGCAAATATGTCGTTTTCATTAGCGAGAATTTCCCCCCAGGATGCGAGTGCAGTTCGGTTACTTCGTTCAATTGAAATTAAGGAGTGTTTTAATGAAATTACATAAAATCAAATATCTCGCGGCCGCGGTGGCTCTCATCACCTCAAGTACTGCACTCGCCGCATTCGATGGCTCTGCAGGAAACAGTTCGGTATTGTTTAACGCTTATGAATCCGTAAGTGGTTATTCTTTTGCACTGGATACCGGGTTGCGCAAGGATGACTTCACCCCGTCTTTTACCGGCCTCTCGGTTAATCTCGCCAACGATGCAAATTGGAACTCTTTCCTGACGCATGTCGGCAGCGCACATTTGGCCGATATCAAATGGAACATCATTGCCGCGGATACCAATGCAGGATCAGTGGATCACGATCCTGTCAGCTATCTGACCAGCGGACCCGCTGTTGGCGTTCCCGATGGTACGCGCAATGCCCAGCTTAATTCCTGGGGCGGCAATTTTAATTCCTTTGTCACCGCAAGCGGCAATTTTGGTGCCACGGGATTCGCAGGGGGAAATTCGACGGTTCATCTCAAAGAAGGTCCTGCTGATTATGCTTCGTACGAAGTCGCGCATGGATCCAGTTGGAATACGAAATCGAATTTCGATACGACCGCCGGATTGGGCGGCACGCTGAGTTTTTATGAGCTTACCAAAAATGGCGCGCCGGTCACCAACGTGGTGAATTCCCATCAACTGGGCACGGTAACGTTAAGCGAAGCCGGGGCGCTGGCGATTTCACCCATCCCCGAAGCTGACAGCTGGGCCATGCTGTTAGCTGGCCTGGCTCTGGTGGGATCAATTGCCCGGCGCCGTTCCCTCCGAGCGTCCTAAAACTCACTCTTTTCTCATTTAAAGAACCCGGCAGGTTTTGGCCGGGTCAGGGATGGCTTCGCCTGATAAATGAATAACATTAAGCAATCAATTTACTCTTAAAGGATACGCCATAGTGAAAAACAAACTAAAATTCGCGGCCGCCTCTTTCGCGCTGGCTGTTGCCGGCCAGGCAAACGCGGTCGGCCCCACCGTTACGCCGGACCTGACTCTTTATGTAGGTGGGGGGGCGGAACAAAACAATGTCTTTGAAACCATCGCGAAGTCATTGTTCACGCCTGGCACCATAGACTATTACACCGACCAGGCAGATAACTCCAAGGGCAAGGCGTTCCGCGCCGTATACGGCAAGTTCTGCCATGCATGCTTCGCCGCTGCATCGGATGCGCACCGGGCTAGCCTGCGCAATTAAGGCTTTCTGCAGCTCAGGGAGTTTCAATTTTTCTGAATCAGAGCGCATCGTGCACGTTACCCGTAATCCCAGGTTCGCATCGAGGAACAACAATGCAAACCGCTCCACATTATTTCGATCTCACTTTCTATATCAGAAAAAGCGATAAACAAATCGAATCTTATTAGTTCCCGTCATAAATGGGGACTGGTAACGTTCACCCTGGCCTCGCTTATAACGACAACTGGTAACTTTGCACTTGGGTTTATTGCTCTCTTTTGAGGGAAAAATGATTGCTATTACAAACATTGTTGAACTGGAAGATAAACATGAAGCGTTGGACTATGTTGGTAAACGCATTCCCGTGGAGATAAGGCAGCAAATACTGCGCGCGATTGCCAACATTGAATACGGCTCGGTAGAAGTAATTCTGCATGACGGTAAAGTAATGCAGATAGAGAGCCGTGAAAAGATTCGTGTCAGCCATAAAGAGCCTGCTGTCAGGAAATGACTTATGAACTCATGTACCTCCAGTCACTGGCGTTTGCTTAAGTGGTGATCTAATGACGACAAAAACCCACCATGCAATTGGAGGTTAAATACGACAGGACAATATTGCGTCTGACCAGGAAGCGGAGGGGGCGATTAAGAATGATTCAGGAGCTACGATGAAAGTTTTTTGGCAAGCCACCCTTGCATC
The window above is part of the Nitrosospira sp. Is2 genome. Proteins encoded here:
- a CDS encoding PEP-CTERM sorting domain-containing protein; its protein translation is MKLHKIKYLAAAVALITSSTALAAFDGSAGNSSVLFNAYESVSGYSFALDTGLRKDDFTPSFTGLSVNLANDANWNSFLTHVGSAHLADIKWNIIAADTNAGSVDHDPVSYLTSGPAVGVPDGTRNAQLNSWGGNFNSFVTASGNFGATGFAGGNSTVHLKEGPADYASYEVAHGSSWNTKSNFDTTAGLGGTLSFYELTKNGAPVTNVVNSHQLGTVTLSEAGALAISPIPEADSWAMLLAGLALVGSIARRRSLRAS
- a CDS encoding YezD family protein: MIAITNIVELEDKHEALDYVGKRIPVEIRQQILRAIANIEYGSVEVILHDGKVMQIESREKIRVSHKEPAVRK